One Moorena sp. SIOASIH DNA segment encodes these proteins:
- a CDS encoding DUF3747 domain-containing protein, which translates to MNTSPWLAATAITTASCLTLGAINPAAANTFGNIEVNGNNFIAVAAPFGYNQYQLLIIEQIANWQACWRERGTNPVVVEPLLLDFDFTGICGRSTDSNGYSIRVDSQDFGLEYMLRLVKRNGELVLLGTHRIDRNAPDIELGRTRGLANGFLKIFLDPGWRFTKRIYQGRQLGHIYITYGATAKTVAPRWTSSPQPSPPTPSREYIFTKPQAQPKTSGERFPDTSPQLPAPAPAESSDDGIPVFEGSN; encoded by the coding sequence ATGAACACATCACCCTGGCTAGCAGCTACTGCAATCACTACAGCTTCTTGCCTTACCTTAGGCGCTATCAATCCAGCAGCAGCGAATACCTTTGGCAACATTGAAGTTAACGGAAACAATTTTATTGCGGTAGCTGCCCCTTTTGGCTACAACCAGTATCAATTACTAATCATCGAGCAGATTGCAAACTGGCAAGCGTGCTGGCGTGAACGAGGCACTAACCCAGTTGTTGTAGAGCCTCTGCTGCTCGACTTTGACTTTACAGGAATTTGTGGGCGCAGTACAGACAGCAACGGCTATTCTATCCGCGTCGATAGTCAAGACTTCGGTCTAGAGTATATGCTCAGATTGGTTAAGCGGAATGGGGAATTGGTATTACTAGGCACTCACCGTATTGACCGCAATGCCCCAGACATTGAGCTTGGCCGCACCAGAGGTTTGGCTAATGGCTTTCTCAAAATCTTTCTTGATCCCGGTTGGCGATTTACCAAACGTATCTATCAGGGCAGACAATTAGGTCACATCTATATTACCTATGGTGCTACCGCTAAGACTGTAGCGCCACGGTGGACGAGTAGCCCTCAACCCTCACCACCTACTCCCAGCAGGGAATATATTTTTACCAAACCACAAGCCCAACCCAAGACTAGTGGTGAACGTTTTCCTGACACTAGCCCTCAACTTCCAGCACCTGCACCAGCAGAATCCTCAGATGATGGCATACCAGTGTTTGAAGGTTCTAATTAA
- a CDS encoding peptidylprolyl isomerase: protein MANPTATLETSLGTITVELFKDVMPETAGNFIKLAQSGFYDGLHFHRVINNFMIQFGCPYSKDPNSPRAGTGNGPDGCIQDEHRNNAKISNQPGTLSMANTGAPNSGSCQFFINTRDNSYLDWFSPGPSKHPVFGRVTEGMDVVQKIESTPTDRGDRPKTPVQMVKVTINE from the coding sequence ATGGCAAACCCAACCGCAACCCTAGAAACCTCTTTAGGCACCATTACCGTGGAATTGTTCAAGGATGTGATGCCAGAGACAGCCGGTAATTTCATTAAACTAGCCCAGTCTGGTTTCTACGATGGTCTTCATTTTCACCGGGTGATTAATAACTTCATGATTCAGTTTGGCTGTCCCTATAGCAAGGATCCCAATAGTCCTCGCGCCGGTACCGGGAATGGTCCTGACGGCTGCATCCAGGATGAGCACCGGAACAATGCCAAAATTTCCAATCAGCCAGGTACGTTATCTATGGCAAATACCGGTGCTCCCAATAGCGGTAGTTGCCAGTTTTTCATCAATACACGGGACAATTCCTATCTCGATTGGTTTTCTCCAGGTCCCTCGAAGCACCCGGTTTTTGGTAGAGTGACTGAGGGTATGGATGTGGTGCAAAAGATTGAAAGCACCCCTACTGATCGCGGTGATCGCCCCAAAACTCCGGTTCAAATGGTGAAAGTCACTATTAACGAATAA
- a CDS encoding D-alanyl-D-alanine carboxypeptidase — MLKTKTYVTATLSTLLLALLIGCNGADSPKGVSPSPDPDASKSSEPENALKVIQKPDQPLTVAQTNPNPGTQQSVDQYLKGLSAKGMTKNNQGIWIESGDTLLANHQGTIPLPAASLTKAATTLAALSTLGPDHRFITQFSATGPIENGVLQGDLVVEGSEDPFFVWEEAIAVGNQLNQLGIKQVTGNLVIVGKFYMNFETLPLKAGTLLKQGLNGKSWPPAAETQYQTLPPGTPRPEIAIAGSVQVVASPPDNLQPLVRQYSFPLAELLKKMNRYSNNKMADMLANTAGGAKVVARKAAEAAGVPPSEISLINGSGLGEENRMSPRAVTAVFLAIERYLQQYNMTVADVFAIVGQDQGILNERPLPNLAVVKSGSLNYVSTLAGALPTQTYGTVWFAVMNSGGDYTKFRTQQEMLLKELVNKWGMVVSVPPDIKPSPQRIGMTSVTEIVR; from the coding sequence ATGCTCAAAACGAAGACTTATGTAACTGCTACACTGTCTACACTACTCCTAGCACTACTAATTGGATGTAATGGGGCGGATTCCCCAAAGGGTGTATCGCCATCTCCTGATCCAGATGCTTCCAAGTCCTCAGAACCAGAGAATGCACTAAAGGTGATCCAAAAGCCTGATCAACCGCTAACTGTTGCGCAAACGAATCCTAATCCAGGAACCCAACAGAGTGTTGACCAATACCTGAAAGGATTATCCGCCAAAGGGATGACCAAGAACAATCAAGGGATATGGATCGAATCAGGAGATACCCTCTTAGCTAATCACCAAGGCACTATTCCCTTACCGGCAGCATCCCTTACCAAAGCAGCAACTACACTAGCCGCTCTTTCTACCCTCGGTCCTGACCACCGATTCATTACCCAATTTAGCGCCACCGGACCGATTGAGAACGGGGTGCTACAAGGAGACCTAGTGGTTGAAGGTTCAGAAGACCCCTTTTTTGTTTGGGAAGAAGCCATAGCAGTAGGCAACCAGTTAAATCAGTTAGGTATCAAGCAAGTAACCGGTAATTTGGTGATTGTGGGTAAGTTTTATATGAATTTTGAGACCTTACCCCTCAAAGCTGGCACTCTGCTCAAGCAAGGCTTGAATGGTAAGAGTTGGCCACCAGCAGCAGAAACTCAGTATCAGACCTTACCCCCAGGTACTCCTCGACCGGAAATTGCGATCGCAGGCTCTGTGCAAGTGGTAGCTTCACCCCCTGACAATCTACAGCCCCTGGTACGCCAATATTCCTTTCCCCTGGCGGAACTGCTGAAGAAAATGAATCGCTACAGTAATAATAAAATGGCCGACATGCTAGCTAATACAGCTGGTGGTGCCAAGGTGGTAGCCCGCAAAGCAGCAGAAGCAGCGGGAGTACCCCCATCAGAAATTAGCTTAATCAATGGGTCTGGTTTAGGTGAAGAAAATCGCATGTCTCCTCGGGCTGTCACTGCTGTATTTCTCGCCATTGAGCGCTATCTTCAGCAATACAACATGACCGTTGCTGATGTATTTGCCATCGTAGGACAAGACCAAGGTATTTTAAATGAACGTCCATTGCCTAACTTAGCAGTAGTTAAATCCGGTAGTTTGAATTATGTTAGTACCTTAGCCGGAGCCTTACCAACTCAAACCTATGGCACTGTTTGGTTTGCTGTGATGAATTCAGGGGGAGACTATACCAAATTCCGGACTCAGCAAGAGATGCTGCTAAAAGAATTAGTAAATAAATGGGGAATGGTGGTATCTGTTCCTCCTGACATTAAACCATCACCTCAGAGGATAGGTATGACTTCCGTTACTGAAATTGTTAGGTAG